The Pongo pygmaeus isolate AG05252 chromosome 20, NHGRI_mPonPyg2-v2.0_pri, whole genome shotgun sequence sequence aataaaaatacaaaaattagctgggtggtgcatgcctgtaatcccagctacttgggaggctgaggcaggagaattgcttgagcctgggaggcggaggttgcagtgagccgaggtcgcgccactgcactccagcctgggtgacagagcaagactccgtctccaaaaaataaaaataaaaaagaattaaaacttaaagtataataataataataaaaagaattccaCAGATATGATGTGGGGGTGGAGACAGGTAAAGGCAGTGGTGATGTGTGATGGGGACAGGGATGCATGTAGGGCTGTAAACACAGAAGAGAAGGGGTAGATGTCAACAGGAGGGGAAATGACTAGAGTAGCAGATACTGAGATTAGAGCTGGAAGGACTAGATGAGGTAGTCTGGTGGAAACGGGGAAGGAAGGGTGGAAGAAACTATACTTGCGAGGGCTCAAAGTTGTAGGACAGCAGGTCTGTATGGAGACAGAAGGCCAGCATGGCCAGGCCACGGGGCAGGATCAGAGGACAGAAACAGGCTGAAGTGACCACCTGGTGTGGGGCAAGGAACATGGGCCTGATTCTCTAAGCAACaggaacaaacaacaacaacattgaAACTCCAGGCTGCCTGGGAAGTAATAGTTTTGGGCTGATGATTCTGGCAGCCTGAAGTTTGGGATGAGAgatggaggcagggaggaggtgagGCAGGCTCTGTGGTCAGTAGAGGTGGGGAGGGAAGATGAGCAAAGGACAAGTtagttttacttttagaaaaaaggttggtggctgggcgcagtggctcatgcctgtaatcccagcactttgggaggccgaggagggcggatcacctgaggtcaggagttcaagacctgcctgcctaacatggcaaaaccccgtctctactaaaaatacaaaaattagccgggcatggtggtgtgcgcctgtaatcccagctacttgagaggttgaggcaggagaatcgcttgaacctgggaggtggagttttcagtgagccaagatcgcaccattgcactccagcctgggtaacaagagggaaactccatctcaaaacaaacaaacaaacaaaaaacaaagaaggttGAATGGGACATAATGATTTCCTGGCTCTGGGATATGAAGGGGGAGAACAGGAGAGAAGAGAACTCCCAGGTGATGAGGGAGGAGTGGGTTTGGTGGAATGCTGAGGAGCTCAGCCTGGACTTTCCGAGTGTACATGCAAATGAGAAGATCCCCAAACCACTCACCGAGGTGATGGTACCCATAATGGGGTCTTCATCATCCATTTTCTCTGGTCTCCCAGCTGCTTGCTTCCTGCGGGCTTTCACTCTAAGGAAAGAAACCAGCACAGTGCAGCTGGGACCACCCAGGCATGGGTTAGCAGGTTGCCCCGTCCCGTGCTAAGATGGTGAAAATGACAATGAAGCCATCCAGGCCCCGGAACTGAACTCGGAGACCTTCCTGATATGGGAGTGAGGGCTCCATCCTCCTGGATGACCAGGGATTTGGTCAGGGTGGCTATGGACCGAATTTCCATCATATAGACCCCCTCTTACACACAAAACCATGGCAGGAACGGTCATAGCAGTGTTATGCATCATAGCCAAGAAGCAGAggcaacccaaatacccatcaacagCTGAACCCACAAATCAAATATGTTCCATttgtataatggaatattatttgaaaacaaaaaggaatgaagtatcgatgcatgctacaacatagatgaaccttgaaaacattatgccgagtgaaagaagccagccacaaaggACCACATATCACATGATTCCATTCACACGAAGTACAACTGCAACTTCAGGACAgacaaatccacagagacagggAATAGGTTAGGGCTGGGGGAAAGAAGCAGGAGTGATAGCTAAGGGGTGCAAGGTTTCTTTATGTCTTCGTTTTTCACTTTAggctaatgaaaatgttctaaaattgattttggTGACAGATGCACAATTCTGTCAATATACTTAAAGCCATTGACTCGTACACTTTCAGTGGATGAATTGTACAAAAtatgtatctcaataaagctattagaaaaaaaaagaagacctctCGATCTACTcagttctgctttttgttttgttttgtttttcttttaagacagggtctctcgcTCTgaggcccaggatggagtgcattggtacaatcccggctcactacagcctcaacctcaatgatcaggtgatcctcctgcctcagactcctgagcatcTGGAACCACAAGCACACATCACCACCTCTGGCCTTAGCTCTGTGTTTCTGAGATTCAGTCTCTCCTACTCCCTACAAACACCACCCTGTACCTTCCCTGGGACCAAGACTTACATTAAAAAGAAGATGAGGCACAGACAGATACAGAGCAGGGCCATGACACCAGCACCACCAAGGGCTGCAGGAACCACTCCTGTCCTGAGGTTCGATCTCCCTGCAGAAAAGAGGGGCGTGCAATAACTCACTCCCATGACTCAGACTCTTGCCCTCCCACCTGCTGGGCAACTTGCTCCAGGGCTCTGCTCAAACAGGAGATGAAGACCCCTGTCCTCCCCACCACCAGTCCAGCCTCTCTCTCCCACCATCCATCACTCTGGGATCCATGCCCCTCCCCTCAGGCCCCTGCCCTCTGCAATACGCCCCTGACCTTGCAGCAGCAGGACAGAGCCACTCTGGGACCCATAGATGTTCCAGGCCTTGCAGCTGACTTTGAGGTCGGAGCTGAGCCCCCCGTGGAGGATCAGGGAGCTGTTGGCCCAGGGCCCAGCTGAGCTGGAGTTGACCTTGAATGAGCCCTGGCTGCTGTTCCCCTCCAGCGGCTTCTCCCCAAGCCACCAGCACAGGGAGGGGGCCGGCCGGGCTCGAAAGGAGCAGCTGCAGTGCAGACCCTCAGCCTTCCAGGAGCAGGAGGGGCCCAGCAGCTGTgggagggctgtggggagggaggacaAGACTCAGCAGGGGGCCTCTTCCCTCTTTAATACCATGCAGTTCCTGCTCCAGCTGCCCCCACACTCACAGTAAACTGAGAGATTCAGAAAAATTTGCAGGGAGCCCAGCGGGTGCTGAGCGCGGCAGGTGAAGCCTCCTTCTTCTGCAGACCCTACTCGACGAAGCTCCAAGATCCCGGTATTGGAGATGGGGGTGGTGTTTGGGGCAGGGGAGCCCTGGAACCAGCTCAGGTGTGCAGGGGGGTTGCTGGGAGCATCACAGAGCAGCTGCAGAGGCTGGCCTTCCAGGACCGGAAGGGTCGAGGTGTTTTGTACGATCTCTAGGGCTGTGGGGAGagaggggcagggagagagagatggggccAGGGAGGCTGACAGTCCctatccttccctccttcccaggATCCAGATGACATCTCCCTCCCCTCCGCTGGCCCATGCTGGCTTGATTCCATCCTGGTTTAAAGGCTGGGCCTTTGCACACTCAGGAAACTGACCAAAAGTGTCTAAGTCTCAAGTCTCCAGAGGAGGCTCAATATCTCACTGGTACATGCCTGGACTGTGGTGGAGAGAGGACAGAGAGTACCCGGTGGTGTTGGGAAATACAGTCCGCTAATGTGACAGGAAATAAGACTGAGGATGCAGGAGTGGAAGGCTGAGAGGAGAAGAACCACAGAGCTGGGCTGACTGAGATGAGCGGGGCACAGTCCTTGGTGACTGTGGAAAGAACCAGACCACAGGAGGGATGGGAGATGGGAGGGGTCTAAAGTCTGTTCACTGCTTTGAGCAGAATGCACGAGTGTGAacctgtgtgcatgtgcatgtgcatgtgtgcgtgtgtggtatatgtgcatgtgtgcaagtgtggtgtgtgtgcatgtgtgtgtgtatgtgcatgtgtgcgtgtgtggtgtatgtgtgtggtgtatgtgcgtgtgtgcgtgtgtggtatatgtgcatgtgtgcatgtgtgtgtgtatgtgtgtgtgtgtgtggtgtatgtgtgtgtgtggtgtatgtgcatgtgtgcatgtgtgggtgcatgtgcatgtgtacgtgtgtggtgtattgcatgtgtgtgtgatgtatatgcgtgtgtgcatatgtggtgtatatgcatgtgtgcatgtgtatgtgtgtgtggtggatgtgcatgtgtgcatgtgcatgtgtatgtgtgcgtgtgcatgtgtatgtgcgtgtgtgcatgtgtgcgtgtgtatgtgcgtgtgtgcatgtgtgcgtgtgtatgtgcatgtgtgcatgtgtgcgtgtgtggtgtatgtgtgtgggggtgcatgcgcatgtgtgcgtgtgtatgtgcatgtgtgcatgtgtggtgtatatgcatgtgtgcatgtgtatgtgtgtgtggtggatgtgcatgtgtgcgtgtgcatgtgtatgtgcgtgtgtgcatgtgtgcgtgtgtatgtgcgtgtgtgcatgtgtgcgtgtgtatgtgcgtgtgtgcatgtgtgcctgcaCATGGGGCTCACAGAAGGTGGAAGCCAGAAGGCAGTAATTCTCATTCTTGCTCTTCCCAAATCTGATTCCATTCAAGCTCTGATTCTCTATCTCTGCTCAGAGACAGACCCAGAGGCAGGTCCCAGCTTCAGAGAGGAGAAGGTCTTTCCTACCTGTGCCGTTCCTGAAGATGGTGATGTTCTGTGGAGCATCTGGGATAAAAAGATATAACCTTGGCTTCAGCAGTGAGGAGTGAGATGGGCATGGGCCCAGGAGGTACCCAAAGAGGAGCCACAGAAACCCACCAAGTGGGGAAGGCTGTCCTTCTGGCTCACTCCCCCGAGATCCGAAGGCTCAGATCCACACACAAGGCTTCTCAAgttgttttgtttctctctcttttccttacacacacacacacacacacctcactccCACTGCCCTTGAGGACtcagctgtgtccccagcaccacTCACAGGAGACATTGAGCTGGACAGTTCTCTCCGTGGTCATCTGAGCTCCTTGGCGTTTCACCTGACAGGTGAGGTTGGTGCCATGGTCCTCGGGCCTCGGGGTGAGGGTGAGCTCCGAGGAGCGGGTGGTCTCAGGGTCCAGGGGGCTGAGGGCATTCCATGTCCAGGAGAATGTGAGAGGTCGTTCCGCTTCACAGGATCCTGGAAGGCTGCAGCTCAGCCTTGTGGGGCGGCCGGACTCCAGAGGCTCCAGAAAGTGGATGTCGGGTTTCTCTTTCAGGGCTGAGGAGGAGACAGGGAGATACCTGGGCCCCAGGGGCTTGAGGACGTACGGTGTGACCCCGAGAGTGGCCAGGCCTCAGGCCCCGACCTGCCCCAAGTCTTACACCTCCTCCAGCCGCCCCTGCCCAAGCCCTGTCCCTGTTCTCATACGGGGGTCTCCACGTCCCGGGGTCCTCTCCTAGGGCCTCTGCCGTACCTGTCACCTCCAAGTTCAGCTTATTCTGTTGGTAGCTGTGTCTTACATCATTTCCTCTCTCCATGTAGAAGAAATAGCTTCCCGTGTCCCGCATTCTGGCATCTCCAATGCTCAGTGAGCAGTTCTTCTTCCAGACGTCCCCAAGGAGGCGGAATCGGCCCCGTGTCTCTGGCTTCACTCCTCTGCCTGGGTTGTTTGTGGCCACAGCCTGACTGTAGTATTGGCTCTCCCCGTCCCGGAACCAGTAGACGTAGAGTGGGGGAGAGGAATACCAGGAACTCCAGGGGTAAGAGAAGGAGCAGGGCACAAAGACGCACAGGCCCTCCTGCACCGTCACCGACTTCTGCACTTGCAGCTCGTACCCTGGCTCCTCCTGCAGGGACCCTGGGCGGGCACAGAGGCTCAGCTGCAGCTCCAGCGCCCCCTTCTCACCCCCGTGcctgtccctcctccctcagctcaCTCACCCCCCCACAgcaggggcagcagcagcaggggcagCATGTCTCCATCCACCAGGGCCCCAGCCCGGTCCCAGGTCCCGCTGTCAGGGAAGGaaatgctccaaatgtccaaatgtggggtggggctgaggaAGCCCCGACAGGAAGCCGGAGGGTGAGTGAGAGCTGCGGCCGCGCACAGAAGGGGAACTTGGGCATCAAGTGATGTCCGGGTGAGGCGGGGGCTGGGAAGCCATCTTGCTCCCACCCCCACTGGACGCCGCAGGTGAAGATACTGAGGCCCCCAGACGATGTGAGGCTTGTCCAGCTGGGGATCTGGAGGTGATCACCCCTCAAATGATGTTTCAGTCATGAGTGAGATCCTCGGGGGGGTGaatgcagaaagaaaagagaaacaagggCTTGTCCCGGTGATGAGGTGAGATGTCAGAACCACCCTCCACCTAAAAACCATGAAACAttctgaaaatatataattttaaatttgattttaaatgttcaaaGTAACCAgccatggtagctcatgcctgtaatcccagcactttgggaggctgaggtgggaggattgtttgagcccaggagtctgagaccagcctgggcaacatagcaagaccccatctctacaaaaaatagaaaccattagctggtgtggtggcacacctatagtctcagctccTCTGGGGCACTGAaataggaggattccttgagcccaggagtttgaagttgctgtgagccatgatcgcactacggcattccagcctgggcaacagaatgaaactctgccttaaaaaaaaaaaaagttcaaaagtgctgaaaaaaaattttttttgacccATATTTAGTGGAGGGTCAGAACATGAGAGAACTGAAGCACTCTTATGTTAAGAAGATTCTTGGGACACAGCACAGTCCAGTTTGGGTCTTGATGGACCTGAGGGTCTTGTGGGACGGCAGTGAAACACAAGCCCCTGCTAAAGCCTCATCCTATTAAGGAGCTACAGAAGCAAATTTGCCACTATGAGGCTGATGAAGCTCAATCTTCAATGCCATCCCTTGCAGGATCCACTTTTCAGATGCCCAGGAGGGGCCCACGCAATGTGTGGAAATAACCTGCATTGTTACTGCTCTTTTATGGAGGAAATTTCATAATAGTTTCCAAAAATTTAACAATGATCTTAAAAAAGTTACACATTCCGATTAATGTGTTGTGAGAATAAAGACAGTTTCTTAAACTATCAATGATCAAAACAAATGTCAACCACCCATGCCAGAAGAAATACCGACTTCTCCTTCTATTCtatctataaaaattatattataaaattattctccaatattggctgggtacagtggctcacatctgtaatcccaagcactttgggaggccaaggcgggcagatcacctgagatcaggagttcgagaccagcctggccaacatggggaaacctcgtctctactaaaagtacagaaattagccaggcatactggcgcacacctatagtcctagctactccagaggctgaggcaggagaatcacttgaacccaggaggtagaggttgcagtgagctaagatcacggtactgcactccagcctgggcgaccaagcgagactctgtctccaaaaaaaaaaaaaaaaaatcaccattatgAAGGCAATCAAAGAGTATCAGTCAAAAATATAGGGAAAAAGTATGCAGGTGTAGGAGACAGGTAGACtatactattaataaaaatagtatgCCATTTTTCTGAGTTGTCTCATATTTTGACATTTTAGATTTTGTGATTTGATGTGTTTTCTCAGTCCAAAAATCATCCTATGTGtgccaaattttgtatttttgtatttttttctaaagagtcACAAAGACTCTCTTCTTAACCAAACTTATGAAAGCTCCTCGGAGCCCTTTTTTCAACTAGGCTTTGTCATTGGGACTACCTTGTCCAGCtgtagcaagaatcctgctaagaCGGTTTTGCAAGACTCTTGATATCTGATCACCTTCACTATCTGATCAAATTCCCTAGCCCTCACCCTTGGTATCTGATCAGGCTGGCCTGctttcagcaagaatcctgttaagtCAGTTTAGAAAGAATCCCAGTATCTTCAGTGTCTCCTTTTAGTAGTTTTCCATCCACTGACACACACACCCAGCCTCCCTCACCTGCTGCACCATGCTTGTTGGCTATAAACCCCCCTTGTCTTTGCTGTATTCCGAGTTGGACCTGATCTGTCTCCATTATTGCactagtcttttttttaattgatttctgttttttttttttctgagacagggtctcactgtgttgtcccggctggagtacagtggtgcaaccttagctcactgcaacctccccttcccaggtacaagtgattctcctatctcagcttcctgagtagctgggagcacaggtgcatgccaccatgcccagcttatttttgtatttttagtaaagatgggggtttcaccatgttggccaggctggtctcaaatgcctgacctcaggtcatttgcccgccttgcctcccaaagtgctgggattacagatgagccaccatgcctggcctgcactAGTCTTGATACCTGTCTCAGTCATCCTGAATAGTCAATGCTAACAGgtgtcagaataattttttcttttttctttttcttattgcaaATTCTgaactttatttctcatttgAACTGTGAAAGTAATTCATCATACCGGCTAGTAGGATCTAAAGATAAAGACTCGATTATGTAGGAACATggcatttttatctttatattaaaaTCTTTATATTAAATTCCCTCTCCTAAAATACATAGTATGGCTTCTGTTTTCACATCAGCCTTAACTAATCAAATCTCAAGAGATGAATAAATGAGCATTGGGTGATTTCAAATCCCTTTATGATACAATTCACAGCCAACTAGAAATTCTCTTTAGAGAATTTCCCAAACAAGATAAAGGGTGTCTTCAGCAAACATCATATACCTAATGAAGTAGCTTCAGGTCCTAGCATAATAAGGCAATAGAAATAAGCAAAAGGTACAGCAAGTACAATGAAATTTTAACAGAGGTCTTTATCAATGACATGATTGCGCATATAGAAAAATCCAGGCCaagcgcggtagctcacgcctgtaatttcagcactttgggaggccgaggcaggaggatcacgaggtcaggagatcaagaccattctcgctaacatggtgaaaccccgtctctactaaaaatacaaaaaattagctgggcatggtggtgggcgcctgtagtcccagctactcgggaggctgaggcaggagaatggtgtgaacctgggaggcggagctttcagtgagcggagatcacgccactgcactccagcctgggtgacagagcaagactctgtctcaaaaaaaaaaaaaagaaaaatccaaaagtaTATACAGACACATTTGAAgccttaataaaatatttgcaaaacagcCAGAGATTAATCAAATTACAAAATCAGTTGTCTTTCCACATCACAGtaataaaaaatggaattttataaaAGATGCCATTGACAAAAGCTTCAAAAATTATGATATAATTTATCAATatcaaaaattattatataatttttgaatatataGATTCTATCTAACTATTAGAGATGTATctaacaaaaatatgtatatgtcacCTCTATGGAGGAAATTATAAATCTGTATTCAAGGACATTAAAGAtgtaaataggctgggcgcagtggctcatgcctgtaatgccaacactttgggaggctgaggcgtgtggatcacctgaggtcaggagtttgagaccagcctggccaacctggtgaaaccccgtcactactacaaatacaaaaattagctgggtgtggtgacaggcacctgtagtcccagctactcggtaggccaaggcaggagaatcacttgaacctgagagatggaggttgcagtgagttgagattgcactattgcactccagcctgggcaacagagcaagactccgtctcaaaaaaataaataaataaataataaataaataaataaataaagatgtaaataaactgaaaaagagGCCATGTTGATGAGTTTGAGAACAATATTGTATAAATGTCAATTTTACCCAACAATCTACAGCATCAAAGGAATATGTCATACAATCTCCCGGGTGATTTTTGTGCAATTTGATAACTCTATTGTAAAATTTATACTGAAGTAGAAATGTTCTAGTATGGTCAAGGCAACCATGAAGAACAATGAATGGCTCTGCAAGATAAAAAGATGTATCATAACATTACAGAAAATATGACCGTTTCAGACGGAGCAcagtgtctcacatctgtaatccccgcactttaggaggctgaggcagatggatcacttaaggtcaggagtttgagagcagcctgaccaacatggtgaaaccctgtctctactaaaaaataacaaaaattagctgggcatagtggcatgtgcctgtaatctcagctgctcaagaggctgaggcacaagaattgcttgaacccaggaggtggaagttgcagttagctgagattgtgccactgcattccacccagggtgacagagtgagactgtcttaaatttttaaaaatgtgagaaaataggCCCATttcaatggttcacacctgtaataccagcactatgggagaccgaggcaggaagattacttcagcccaggaattcaagaccagtctgggcaacatggtgacaccccatctgtacaaaaaacacaaaaaatagctttgcatgggtggctcatgcctgtagtctcagctacttgggaggctgaggtgggaggatcacttgagcccaggaggcggagggtgcagtgggccaagattgcaccactgccctccatccaaggtgacagagtgacagagtgagaccttgtctgaaaaaaaaaatgacaattatGTATTGACCAAGTGGAACAAAATTGAGTACCTGGAAATAGACCTCAACCACAGGAAACATCAAGTGTGATAGAGGAAGTGGCAAatgataaatttttctttttctttattttgggtttttatttatttaattttttttgagacagtgtctctgtcacctaggatggagtacaatggtgtgatcaaggctcacCACAGTATCTATTtctctgggctcaggcaatcctctcatctcagcctcccaaatagctgggactacaggaatgcaccattatgcttggctaattttttagttttttgtagagacagggtctcactacgttgcccaggctggtctcaaacctctgggctcaagcggtcctccacctcaacctcccaaagtgttgggattacaggcatgagccactgggcccggccaacttttcaaaaaatatctGTGGGCAAAACTTAATGCAATCAAGTTTGCAGTAAGTTTGCAATGAAATTTGACTCCCAGCTTATGCATAAAAGTCAAGTACAGGTAGCTTGAAGGGCTAAATAtgacaaagaaaacaatagagcTGTTAGAAAATAATATAGCAGGAAATTACCACGAATTTGAGGTAGGAAAGGATTTCTGAGCAAAACataaataacacttttttttaatttatttgcttatgcttattatttatttattatttttgagacagagtcttgctctgtcacccaggctggagtgcagtggcatgattttggctcactgcaacctccgcctcccaggttcaagtgattctcctgcctcagcctctggagtagctgggactacaagcacgccccaccacgcccagctagttttcgaatttttagtagagatggggttttaccatgttggtcaggatggcctcaatctcctgacctcgtgatccacccaccttggcctcccaaagtgctgggattacaggtgtgagccaccacgcccagccaataacCCTATTATAAAGAGAAAGATTGAAAACTTGACCCCTGGCCCAGACACTGAGCTCTACCTCTCTGAGGTCTTGCCTCCACAGGACCTGCACATCCAAAGGTCTTGTCTCCCCAGGACCCTGACATCCTACTCCAGCTCCCATAAGCCATGCTAAGGAGGCTGGTTCTCTCCATGTTTCTCTGGTTTCCAAAGGGGAAAACTGAAGGGCACCTGCAGAGCACCTGAAGCCCAGAAGTAAAGGTGACCACTGAGACAAGGAGTGAGGTAGCAGTCATCGGTCTCAGGTCCCTGAAAGGAGAAGGCAGCACCTTTTTGAGAGAAGGTAATGGGTGTTTCCTCTCCAGTTGGCTCCAGGGTCCCTTCTGAGTGATGAGTAACTCCATGTGTGGTCCCACCCTGGTCTCCACCTCTTGTTGCTCACTCTTGGAGAATTTGTACCCCTGTCACTCTCACAGTGACTCCTTAGGTAAAAGGTTTATGTTATACCACATCCTCTTAAGATATATCTCCCACTAACTCCCATCTGGAATCCCCCAGTACTCAGAGAAGAGTTATTGTCCTGGGACAATAGGAGGTGACATTGATCTTgggaattatattttttattttcaccctCTCCTTTGTGATCACTAGAGCACAGTTACCACATGCCTGGCTGCAGTGAGTTTTAGGATTCCAGGATCCCAGGTGTAGGAGAATGTATAAAACATTAGGTCACTTGTTTCCTTGGGTGAGAGACAGAGATACCTGCAGTGCCAGCCCCAAACCCCACCTGGTCCTCTCAAGCATTTGTCCCACTCAACACTACAGGCATCTCTCAAGCTGGAGATCCCAGATCTTGCCCCAGGACAGCTTcatccccccatcccccatcccccatccTCTGTGCTGCCTATTAAGTGCAAGAAACAGatggggtgagagaagaggaaATTGCAACCAGAAGCCACAAGATATAGACAGAAGggcagaaaaggaaatttccCCACAGCCTCTACCAGGAAAGCTGGGCCCCAAGGGCAAGAAAGAGGCCAGGCTGGCCCACCTCAGGGACACAATGCCCATCCTAATAAAAGTAAAGTAACACAAAATACAGAATTgggtgaaagaaggaaaaaaagaattgggGTAAAGAAATAACCATTTATTCAAGAAGGGCTACAGAGTTTGCCTTAAGAGAGAagtgtgtatattttatcacTACTTTGTTTTCAAATCAAActggtgataatttttttttgagatgaaattcagACGACAAAATTACTAGTGGTAATTTTGGATGTATAAACTTTTGAAGGATGAGGTGAAGAGGAAGCTAAAATGATGCTGGATAAAAAAGGAACATGAACATTAAGGCTCCCCCTTGTGGAGGACAGAGAAAGCATTTTTGAAAGTTCTGGATTCAGTGGCAATGAAATGAGGATTTGGGGGATGACCTCTTGGACTCAGCAACGTGGTGATAGGACACAAAATCCAGTGAAAGACTTTCTGTGGTAGGGATGAATGGTGAATTTTTGCAACATGATGTCTAGCATCCAATTTAACCTACTTATCCTGAAGGGCCATTCCTTTCTGCTGCTCTCAAACCTTGAATGAGAGTGCTACCCAAAATATACTTGTACAAAGTGCTGGGAAAGGCAGGAAAGAAGTCTTCGTTCTCATGTTTGGGGAAGGGATACCAGCTTGCATATGTCAACCACCCATCACCCCCAGGAACTCTCCCACATATTGTGGTAAGTTGGCAGCTTTAGGTTCTCTGTGATTATTAAGCATGGGAGATCCAGTTAGTTTCTGGGGATCTTAAAATCTGAACAGGATGCAAGATTTAGGAACTACTGCTTCATACCATCAAAACTTAAATCTGCTCTTAAACTCTTGGAAGATATCAGCCTGGTGCAGTACAATTTTAACAAATTCAAAGCAGGAGAGGAGGAGCTGAGAACAAAGTTACAACCTGTGTCTGAGTTGACGGTATGATAAAGTGAGGCAGGAATTATGTGGAGGCAATTATGAAGGACTCCAACTAAGAGAGGTGTGGACTGAGAGAACACTGTGGTAGCTATGAAGTCTTTACTTTAATTGGGCATCCATTGAATAGATATATTTAGCttgtat is a genomic window containing:
- the LOC129019797 gene encoding sialic acid-binding Ig-like lectin 14 isoform X4, whose protein sequence is MLPLLLLPLLWGGSLQEEPGYELQVQKSVTVQEGLCVFVPCSFSYPWSSWYSSPPLYVYWFRDGESQYYSQAVATNNPGRGVKPETRGRFRLLGDVWKKNCSLSIGDARMRDTGSYFFYMERGNDVRHSYQQNKLNLEVTALKEKPDIHFLEPLESGRPTRLSCSLPGSCEAERPLTFSWTWNALSPLDPETTRSSELTLTPRPEDHGTNLTCQVKRQGAQMTTERTVQLNVSYAPQNITIFRNGTALEIVQNTSTLPVLEGQPLQLLCDAPSNPPAHLSWFQGSPAPNTTPISNTGILELRRVGSAEEGGFTCRAQHPLGSLQIFLNLSVYWRSNLRTGVVPAALGGAGVMALLCICLCLIFFLIVKARRKQAAGRPEKMDDEDPIMGTITSGSRKKPWPDSPGDQASPPGDAPPLEEQKELHYASLSFSEMKLREPKDQEAPSTTEYSEIKTSK
- the LOC129019797 gene encoding sialic acid-binding Ig-like lectin 5 isoform X1, encoding MLPLLLLPLLWGGSLQEEPGYELQVQKSVTVQEGLCVFVPCSFSYPWSSWYSSPPLYVYWFRDGESQYYSQAVATNNPGRGVKPETRGRFRLLGDVWKKNCSLSIGDARMRDTGSYFFYMERGNDVRHSYQQNKLNLEVTALKEKPDIHFLEPLESGRPTRLSCSLPGSCEAERPLTFSWTWNALSPLDPETTRSSELTLTPRPEDHGTNLTCQVKRQGAQMTTERTVQLNVSYAPQNITIFRNGTALEIVQNTSTLPVLEGQPLQLLCDAPSNPPAHLSWFQGSPAPNTTPISNTGILELRRVGSAEEGGFTCRAQHPLGSLQIFLNLSVYSLPQLLGPSCSWKAEGLHCSCSFRARPAPSLCWWLGEKPLEGNSSQGSFKVNSSSAGPWANSSLILHGGLSSDLKVSCKAWNIYGSQSGSVLLLQGRSNLRTGVVPAALGGAGVMALLCICLCLIFFLIVKARRKQAAGRPEKMDDEDPIMGTITSGSRKKPWPDSPGDQASPPGDAPPLEEQKELHYASLSFSEMKLREPKDQEAPSTTEYSEIKTSK
- the LOC129019797 gene encoding sialic acid-binding Ig-like lectin 14 isoform X2; amino-acid sequence: MPKFPFCARPQLSLTLRLPVGASSAPPHIWTFGAFPSLTAGPGTGLGPWWMETCCPCCCCPCCGGEEPGYELQVQKSVTVQEGLCVFVPCSFSYPWSSWYSSPPLYVYWFRDGESQYYSQAVATNNPGRGVKPETRGRFRLLGDVWKKNCSLSIGDARMRDTGSYFFYMERGNDVRHSYQQNKLNLEVTALKEKPDIHFLEPLESGRPTRLSCSLPGSCEAERPLTFSWTWNALSPLDPETTRSSELTLTPRPEDHGTNLTCQVKRQGAQMTTERTVQLNVSYAPQNITIFRNGTALEIVQNTSTLPVLEGQPLQLLCDAPSNPPAHLSWFQGSPAPNTTPISNTGILELRRVGSAEEGGFTCRAQHPLGSLQIFLNLSVYWRSNLRTGVVPAALGGAGVMALLCICLCLIFFLIVKARRKQAAGRPEKMDDEDPIMGTITSGSRKKPWPDSPGDQASPPGDAPPLEEQKELHYASLSFSEMKLREPKDQEAPSTTEYSEIKTSK